The Henckelia pumila isolate YLH828 chromosome 2, ASM3356847v2, whole genome shotgun sequence genome includes a window with the following:
- the LOC140878719 gene encoding uncharacterized protein, whose product METLDFLVEGRARKWWDSASAHFILVRGVATWEEFRTAFDKLNFPPDLRQEKVSELQGLWHGSMSIDEYQLKFFELLPYCPQIADSTESKYNQFLQGLNPEIHDRVVVGDDMTYEGLVSRCHQAEDSILRNRSFLSSRPASCDVMSFKKSGSTSYSSGSRDVMRFEKKNQGPCRHCGGNHPANRCRKVSGACFRCGEIGHLKKDCPQTGGAGSSSSSGSQA is encoded by the coding sequence atggagactcttgatttcCTGGTAGAAGGACGAGCTCGGAAGTGGTGGGATTCTGCATCTGCACATTTTATTTTAGTCCGAGGAGTTGCTACCTGGGaagagttccgcacagcttttgaCAAGCTGAATTTTCCTCCTGATCTCCGACAAGAGAAAGTGAGCGAGTTGCAAGGTTTGTGGCATGGATCGATGTCGATCGATGAGTACCAGTTGAAGTTTTTTGAGTTGCTGCCTTATTGTCCCCAGATTGCTGATAGCACGGAATCAAAGTACAATCAGTTCCTCCAGGGCCTTAATCCGGAGATCCATGATCGAGTTGTTgtgggagatgacatgacttacgagggattagtgagtcgatgtcaccaggCTGAGGACAGCATCCTCCGTAACAGATCTTTCCTTTCCTCTAGACCCGCGAGTTGTGATGTGATGtcgttcaagaagtctggttctACTTCTTATTCCTCAGGATCTAGAGATGTGATGCGCTTTGAAAAGAAGAATCAGGGGCCGTGTAGACATTGTGGTGGGAATCATCCTGCCAACAGATGCCGGAAGGTTTCAGGGGCATGTTTTCGATGCGGAGAGATTGGCCACctgaagaaggattgtccacagACCGGAGGAGCTGGTTCTAGCTCAagttctggttctcaggcttaA
- the LOC140878720 gene encoding uncharacterized mitochondrial protein AtMg00860-like has product MPFGLTNAPAVFMDLMNRILHEKQLYAEFSKCEFWIDRILFLGHVISREGVSVDSSKAEVELNWSHPKITLEICSFFGLAGYNQIFIDNFSQAARPLMQLTRKDLPFVWSVECEQRFDELRS; this is encoded by the exons ATGCCTTTTGGACTGACGAATGCACCTGcagtgttcatggatttgatgaacagg ATTCTCCATGAAAAGCAGTTATATGCCGaattcagtaagtgtgagttctggattgaCAGAATActattccttggtcatgtcatttctcgggAGGGTGTTTCAGTGGACTCGAGCAAGGCTGAAGTTGAATTGAACTGGTCGCATCCGAAGATAACATTAGAGATTTGTAGCTTCTTTGGTTTAGCAGGTtacaatcaaatattcatcGATAATTTCTCACAGGCTGCTAGGCCACTGATGCAGTTGACGAGGAAGGATCTTCCTTTTGTCTGGTCAGTCGAGTGTGAGCAGAGATTTGATGAGTTGAGGAGTTGA